CGGACGAGGAGGCGGGCGGCACGTACGGCGCGCGGCACCTGGTCGACAACCACCCCGGTCTCTTCGAGGGGTGCACGGAGGCGATCAGCGAGGTCGGCGGCTTCTCGTTCACCGTCAACGAGAACCTGCGGCTCTACCTCGTCGAGACGGCCCAGAAGGGCATGCACTGGATGAAGCTCACCGTGGACGGCACCGCCGGCCACGGATCGATGATCCACAAGGACAACGCGATCACCGAGCTCTCCGAGGCCGTGGGGCGGCTGGGGCGCCACAAGTTCCCGGTGCGCGTGACCAAGACGCTCCGGCACTTCCTCGACGAACTCGGGGACGCCCTCGGCACCGAGCTCGACCCGGAGAACATGGACGAGACGCTCGCCAAGCTCGGCGGCATCGCCAAGCTCATCGGCGCCTCCCTGCAGAACACCGCCAATCCCACGCAGCTCGGCGCCGGGTACAAGGTGAACGTGATTCCGGGCCAGGCCACCGCGCACGTCGACGGTCGCTACCTGCCCGGCTACGAGGAGGAGTTCCTCGCCGACCTCGACCGGATTCTCGGCCCGCGGGTCAAGCGCGAGGACGTCCATGCCGACAAGGCACTGGAGACCACCTTCGACGGTGCGCTCGTCGACGCCATGCAGACCGCCCTGCGCGCCGAGGACCCGATCGCCCGCGCCGTGCCGTACATGCTCTCGGCCGGTACGGACGCCAAGTCCTTCGACGACCTCGGCATCCGCGGCTTCGGCTTCGCACCGCTGAAGCTGCCGCCGGAGCTGGACTTCGCCGGCATGTTCCACGGTGTCGACGAGCGGGTGCCGGTGGACGGCCTCAAGTTCGGGGTCCGGGTGCTCGACCGGTTCATCGACGCGTCCTGACTACCGCGGCCGGAATTCGGTGGAAAACCGGCCGCATCATGCGCTGAAACGAAACTCCAACAATCGTCAGCGCGTGCGTACTTGACTGAAAAGAGTGAAAGGGGGCGTGCGCTCGTAGCCCCACGAGTTCCTCCTCGTTACAGGTCATGCAGTCCGC
The window above is part of the Streptomyces venezuelae genome. Proteins encoded here:
- a CDS encoding M20/M25/M40 family metallo-hydrolase, yielding MSGSSTGKAVTGEDEVVDLCRELIQIDTSNYGDHSGPGERKAAEYVAEKLAEVGLEPKIFESHPGRASTVARIEGEDPSRPALLIHGHTDVVPANAADWTHHPFSGEIADGCVWGRGAVDMKDMDAMTLAVVRERMRTGRKPPRDIVLAFLADEEAGGTYGARHLVDNHPGLFEGCTEAISEVGGFSFTVNENLRLYLVETAQKGMHWMKLTVDGTAGHGSMIHKDNAITELSEAVGRLGRHKFPVRVTKTLRHFLDELGDALGTELDPENMDETLAKLGGIAKLIGASLQNTANPTQLGAGYKVNVIPGQATAHVDGRYLPGYEEEFLADLDRILGPRVKREDVHADKALETTFDGALVDAMQTALRAEDPIARAVPYMLSAGTDAKSFDDLGIRGFGFAPLKLPPELDFAGMFHGVDERVPVDGLKFGVRVLDRFIDAS